The sequence TTCAATCATATAATGTGAACACGTTGGGGAGTATCGGCAGCTTCGACCCAGCCAGGGAGAAATTGCTGCTTGGTAAAATTTCACTAAACCAATAATTAATAGGCTGAATATGTTTTTCAGCAGATCCATTACTTGATTTCGAAGGTCGTGCCTTCTTTGCCATCCATCAGCTGAACGCCCAGCTCCTCCAGTTCGTCTCTGATTTTATCAGAAAGCTCGAAGTTTTTGTTAGCACGAGCGTCTTTTCTGATATCAATTAACAGCTCAACCAATCCTTCGGTTACTTTCTCATTTCCACCGGATTTTTCTTTTGGCCAGATTCCTAATACTTCCTCTACAACACTATGAAGAAAGACTTTAATAGTATCAAGGTTTGATGGAGCCTTTTTATCATTAATCAGCTTTCGGATTTCCTTCAGTCTTTCAAAAAGAACTGCTATTGCTTGGGCTGAATTGAAATCATCATTCATGGATGATTCAAAGGCATTCTTAAAGCTTTCAAGATCATACTCTTCGCCACTTCCCGGCTTTGATTTATCAATCGTTAAAATCATGGATTGAAGGTTTTTCAATCCTGTTTCAGCTCCTGAAAGAGCATCTTCAGAAAAATCAGTAGTACTGCGATAGTGGCTTTGCAGCAGGAAGAAGCGGATTACTTCTGCCGGCCACGCTCTGGTTAGCAGTTTGTGATCGCCGGAAATGAATTCATGAAGGCTAATAGCATTGCCCAACGATTTACCCATTTTCTGCCCTTCCAACGTCACCATGTTGTTATGGAGCCAGTACTTCACAAATTGTTTATCATGGGCACACTCGGATTGAGCAATTTCACATTCATGATGTGGAAACTGGTTATCAAGCCCGCCACCATGTATATCAAAACTTTCACCCAAATATTTGGTGCTCATGGCGGAACATTCCACATGCCAACCGGGATAACCCACGCTCCATGGCGAATCCCATTTCATTATATGTCCGTCGTCAGCCTTTTTCCATAAAGCAAAATCTTCAGGGCTGCGCTTATCAGAAGCAGTTTCAACACGAGTGCCGGCTTCTGCATCTTCCGTTTTACGGCCACTTAGCTTACCGTATTCTTCATCGGAAGAAACATCGAAGTAAACATTACCGTCGGCATTATATGCGTGGCCATTCTCGATCAATTTTTTGACCATGGCAATTTGCTCAGGAATATGTCCCGATGCACGAGGAGCAATATCTGGGCGGAGTACATTCAAAGCATCCATATCCCGGAAATAGGTGTAGGTATATTTTTCAGCAATTTCCATCGGCTGTACTTTCTCGATACGAGCCTGCTTGCTGAGTTTATCTTCACCTTCTTCGGCATCATCAACAAGATGCCCAACGTCGGTAATATTTTGAACATACCGAACTTTGTAGCCTAAATAGCGGAGATAGCGCAACACTACATCAAAAGAAACATAGCTTTTGGCGTGCCCTAAATGTGCATCACCATAAACGGTGGGACCACAAACATACATCCCCACATGTGGAGCATTTAACGGCTCGAACTGTTCTTTTTTGCGGGTGAGGGTATTATAAACGTGAAGTTCTTTATTGCCTTTATCAGCCACAGCGATTATTAGATGTCAGTGTTTGTTTTGATGTAATCAATGAATTTCTGCTGAGTAGCTTCTTCCTTAAAAGCACCACGATACTCAGATGTAATAGTTGTAGAAGTAATATCTTTAATTCCGCGGGTTGAAACGCAAAGGTGCTTGCTGTCAATAAAAACAGCAATGTCGTCAGTTTCTAACGCAGCGCTGAGTTCATCAGCAATTTGCAGGGTAAGTCTTTCCTGAACCTGAGGGCGTCGGGAGTAATAATCTACAATGCGATTAATTTTAGAGAGTCCGATAACTTTCTTTCCAGAAGAAATATATCCAACATGAGCTTTACCTATAAAAGGGAGGAAGTGATGCTCACAAAATGAAGTCACCTGAATATTCTTTTCTACAACCATGCCATTATAGTCATAGTCGTTATTGAACTGACGAGCTACCGGCTTGTTCTTAGGATTCAGGCCTTCAAAAATTTCTTTCACATACATCTTGGCTACACGGTAAGGTGTGCCTTTAAGGCTGTCATCATTTAAATCCAGACCCAGCGTATGCATGATTTCAGCAAAATGCTCCTGAATAATTTCAATCTTTTCGTCGTCAGTTTTCTCAAAAGCATCTTGGCGTAATGGAGTTTGTACTCCGGTGCTGAGATGATCTTCACCGATTTCCTCGGCAGTGATTTTGTCTAAATCCAATGTTTTCAATATTTCTGAATTATAAATCTTAGGTAACAGGAGCTATCCTGCACTTTTTCAAACAGAACCCCAAAGTTAAGGGTTCCTACTATTAATTGACAGCAGTAGAATAACGAACATTGAACAAGGACAATGAATTTCGAAGAGAAGTATTTTGGGAATTGGAGTGCTTACTATAGATATTTGACTTAACGACTAACGACTAACGACTAACGACTAACGACTAACAACGGATCAAAATGATCAAACATGTGGTAATGTGGAAACTGAAGGATGTAGCGGAAGGCAAAACAAAAGCTGAGAATGCTGAGGTGATGAAAGAATTGCTGGAAGACCTTCCTAATAAAATTGAAGAATTAAGCAGTGCTGAAGTAGGAATTAATATCTTAGAAGGGAATGAGGATGCCATTTGCGATGTGGTTTTGACAACGGAATGTGATTCTAAGGAAGATCTAAAAGCCTACGGAGTTCATCCAGATCATCAAAAAGTGGTTGAGTTCATCAAGAAAGTTGTGATGGAAAGAAGGGTTGTTGACTATATTAGTTAAATGACCAATGACCAATGACCAATGACCAATGACCAATGACCAATGACCAATGACCAATGACCAACGACTAACGAATAACGAATAACGAATAACGAGTAACGAGTAACGAAAACACGAATAACGAATGAATGAGCCCGATCCCATAGAAATCCCAATTAACGGAATACTGGATTTACACTTGTTCAACCCCAAAGAACTAGGTGAGTTAATTCCAGATTACATTGAAGCCTGTCTGGAGAAAGGCATTTTCTCCATCAGGATTATACATGGGAAGGGCAAAGGGGTGTTGAGAAGAACCGTACATAGCTTATTGGACAGAAACGAGCATGTTAAATCATACAGCTTGGCCAGCGACCGTAGTGGATGGGGAGCTACGATAGCAGAATTGAATAGAACTTAGCCTTCAACTTTTGTGACTTCTCCGAATTTTAGCTGGTAATCATCTTTAGACTCAGGACAGGTTGCCTTACCGTCTTGTCCAAAATCAAGGCGGTGGCCATATTCACTGACCCAGCCAATTTGCTTAGCGGGATTCCCTACCATTAAAGCATAAGGAAGCACAGGCTTGGTAATAACTGCTCCAGCGCCAATCAAACAATACTTACCTAATTCATTACCGCAAATGATGGTAGCATTTGCTCCAATTGAAGCACCTTGTCGGACCTGTGTTTCTACATATTCATCCCGCCGAACCACGGCACTTCGTGGGTTTACAATATTGGTGAATACCATGCTTGGCCCCAGAAATACATCATCCTCACAAATAACCCCGGTATATATGGACA comes from Balneola sp. and encodes:
- a CDS encoding cysteine--tRNA ligase, coding for MADKGNKELHVYNTLTRKKEQFEPLNAPHVGMYVCGPTVYGDAHLGHAKSYVSFDVVLRYLRYLGYKVRYVQNITDVGHLVDDAEEGEDKLSKQARIEKVQPMEIAEKYTYTYFRDMDALNVLRPDIAPRASGHIPEQIAMVKKLIENGHAYNADGNVYFDVSSDEEYGKLSGRKTEDAEAGTRVETASDKRSPEDFALWKKADDGHIMKWDSPWSVGYPGWHVECSAMSTKYLGESFDIHGGGLDNQFPHHECEIAQSECAHDKQFVKYWLHNNMVTLEGQKMGKSLGNAISLHEFISGDHKLLTRAWPAEVIRFFLLQSHYRSTTDFSEDALSGAETGLKNLQSMILTIDKSKPGSGEEYDLESFKNAFESSMNDDFNSAQAIAVLFERLKEIRKLINDKKAPSNLDTIKVFLHSVVEEVLGIWPKEKSGGNEKVTEGLVELLIDIRKDARANKNFELSDKIRDELEELGVQLMDGKEGTTFEIK
- a CDS encoding GTP cyclohydrolase I FolE; amino-acid sequence: MKTLDLDKITAEEIGEDHLSTGVQTPLRQDAFEKTDDEKIEIIQEHFAEIMHTLGLDLNDDSLKGTPYRVAKMYVKEIFEGLNPKNKPVARQFNNDYDYNGMVVEKNIQVTSFCEHHFLPFIGKAHVGYISSGKKVIGLSKINRIVDYYSRRPQVQERLTLQIADELSAALETDDIAVFIDSKHLCVSTRGIKDITSTTITSEYRGAFKEEATQQKFIDYIKTNTDI
- a CDS encoding stress responsive protein, producing the protein MIKHVVMWKLKDVAEGKTKAENAEVMKELLEDLPNKIEELSSAEVGINILEGNEDAICDVVLTTECDSKEDLKAYGVHPDHQKVVEFIKKVVMERRVVDYIS
- a CDS encoding DNA mismatch repair protein MutS → MNEPDPIEIPINGILDLHLFNPKELGELIPDYIEACLEKGIFSIRIIHGKGKGVLRRTVHSLLDRNEHVKSYSLASDRSGWGATIAELNRT
- a CDS encoding N-acetyltransferase; the protein is MDYFAHETAVIDDGAKIGKGTKIWHFTHVMPESELGENCNLGQNVVVSPKVKLGNNVKVQNNVSIYTGVICEDDVFLGPSMVFTNIVNPRSAVVRRDEYVETQVRQGASIGANATIICGNELGKYCLIGAGAVITKPVLPYALMVGNPAKQIGWVSEYGHRLDFGQDGKATCPESKDDYQLKFGEVTKVEG